One window from the genome of Maylandia zebra isolate NMK-2024a linkage group LG18, Mzebra_GT3a, whole genome shotgun sequence encodes:
- the and2 gene encoding actinodin2, whose translation MARVGRPSLSLIRTGFLLAAVLLPDFLGAVPVEQHKQEEVAAVSDDVKAEAMTSLKKLVRDRRNVPVVAVPQFKRVPDFWGWYKYFMDSHNQEGVEDLDRLYVAYLQNKHRSEEGPTFNHYLNHLSEIYKTCAESEDPECIAELTSKPKAAVAMPAPIKSADVRLCNPYTDPYCMFPVTSKSAAPEPPSAPAKVPAPIYTPVPMKSQTGFYYYAPVLEPFLGAEQRAELLRICQPEDVECLQYHLRAAYGYRPAQGPAPSYAALKCNPKDPHCMASLVQKYSTGFYHLMQPSCDPAVDPLCATNAPAPLAAKEQHCNPLFDASCNPLTATRLASLTKPVVKYAPMNQPAHPAAPLSCDPRYDPYCILAAAAALRKLPPQLPEHQVRYKLGVRGKTKEGYDCYVHYDRDCIPVESSREAKADVMAPAKLFCHPFDPNCHKFAPPSGAKAMKSSEDGIILPDPDCDPEYDYNCRLRRAKPAAAASAADEPAKEAAGPQLAVPRFEDFLRGVMNQYK comes from the exons atggCACGTGTTGGGCGACCGTCGCTTTCCCTGATCCGCACAGGATTCCTGTTAGCAGCTGTTTTATTACCAG ATTTTCTGGGGGCCGTTCCAGTGGAGCAGCACAAGCAGGAGGAAG TGGCCGCCGTGTCTGATGATGTGAAAGCCGAGGCAATGACCAGCCTAAAAAAGCTGGTTCGTGACAGAAGGAACGTCCCCGTCGTGGCTGTGCCCCAGTTCAAACGCGTGCCTGACTTCTGGGGATGGTACAAATACTTCATGGACAGCCACAACCAGGAGGGA GTTGAGGACCTTGATCGTCTGTATGTGGCCTACCTGCAGAACAAGCACAGGTCAGAGGAGGGACCGACTTTTAACCACTACCTCAACCACCTCAGCGAAATCTACAAGACCTGTGCCGAGTCTGAAGATCCGGAGTGCATCGCCGAGTTAACTAGCAAACCAAAGGCGGCCGTGGCGATGCCTGCCCCCATCAAGTCTGCTGATGTCAGGCTATGCAACCCCTATACTGACCCCTACTGCATGTTCCCTGTTACCAGCAAATCTGCAGCCCCTGAGCCACCTTCAGCTCCAGCCAAAGTGCCAGCGCCTATCTATACCCCGGTGCCAATGAAGAGCCAAACTGGTTTCTACTACTACGCTCCTGTCCTGGAGCCCTTCCTGGGTGCTGAGCAGAGGGCTGAATTGCTCAGAATCTGCCAACCTGAAGATGTAGAGTGTCTGCAGTACCACCTGAGAGCAGCCTATGGGTACCGTCCAGCCCAAGGTCCAGCTCCATCTTATGCTGCCCTCAAATGCAACCCAAAGGATCCCCACTGCATGGCTTCCCTGGTCCAGAAATATTCTACTGGCTTCTACCACTTGATGCAACCCAGCTGTGACCCAGCTGTTGATCCTCTGTGTGCAACCAACGCTCCCGCTCCTCTGGCTGCTAAagagcaacactgcaacccCCTGTTTGATGCAAGCTGCAACCCCCTGACTGCTACCAGGCTGGCCAGCCTGACCAAGCCTGTGGTGAAGTACGCCCCCATGAATCAGCCTGCACATCCTGCTGCTCCTCTGTCCTGCGACCCTCGCTACGACCCATACTGCATActggcagctgctgctgctctgcgcAAGCTGCCTCCACAGCTACCAGAGCACCAG GTACGCTACAAACTTGGTGTCCGTGGCAAGACCAAGGAGGGCTACGACTGCTATGTGCATTATGACAGAGACTGCATCCCAGTCGAGAGTAGTCGTGAGGCTAAGGCTGACGTCATGGCTCCAGCCAAGCTCTTCTGCCATCCATTTGACCCCAACTGTCACAAGTTTGCTCCACCCTCTGGTGCCAAGGCCATGAAATCAAGTGAGGATGGCATAATCCTGCCTGATCCAGACTGCGATCCTGAATACGACTACAACTGCCGCCTGCGTCGTGCTAAGCCCGCCGCCGCAGCCTCCGCTGCAGATGAGCCGGCCAAGGAGGCTGCCGGTCCACAGCTTGCTGTTCCACGCTTCGAAGATTTCCTCAGGGGCGTCATGAACCAGTAcaaatag